The following are from one region of the Gambusia affinis linkage group LG02, SWU_Gaff_1.0, whole genome shotgun sequence genome:
- the kif28 gene encoding kinesin-like protein KIF28P, with the protein MRAKASDMHSKDCVKVAVRVRPFNKRERDAGSRCIISLVSTSISIQDPRDCHNRRSFCFDYAYWSHSGFTRDQTGLFVPEELGGRYADQHSVFQDLGVGILENALQGYNATLLAYGQTGSGKSYSMVGYGPNKGLVPKLCDRLFEAIREHQENRQCQVFFSMLEIYNEQVVDLLSRGSRSAAGLRVREELQRGFYVEGLRKIPCENALQVEQLMEQGTRTRTTAATQMNANSSRSHMLIILQLKQIFSKESITKQSNINLVDLAGSERQRSSGSEADRLKEGTAINLSLTTLGNVISALADVAVGKKVVHIPYRDSVLTKLLQSALGGNSRTVMIATLSPADICYEESLSTLRYAERAKRIQNRAVVNESPTERLVKELKAENARLLQKLSRMDQEGRRATDESKELRQLLTQNELQIRAIQTLWEQHLQEALKDWEQQYANITQERRMMQMYPYILNVNEDAQLSGVVKLFIQEGEWGIGLCDSAPRSISIKGLGIQDHHAVFRNEQRRVTLTPLTGSKVIVNGNAVYETAELQHLDRLILGSNCTYLFIGYPSERGGEDWSRYDYDYFQSELAAAEGIHLSESSNGCSQTDPSLLAVFYDYIQLMPMVAEANQMSQELSKGVEFKLEIKNLALSDSRGHDLQKDIVVRVTDAGSKQVWMWSKAKFVNRKFLMEEVYQQFKAAQHEDNRVESLPAVVLPRDKDPFWDPVEPLLLGTAHLWLQSLAFRIPLEEQLEMLGSEGTEEAILQAQLVPCTSTGLPLGEDDILIDPSEVLGRRLDFQLVLDQCCGVRWIREARNRGIQIGFRVFDCSELLYTPAVWHNINPLLDHRVQFTSLQTSQRLLDYLQSSAVVLELWGLQEGCSVLSSSLGAVRMTAEGVFIIDLLDPSQAALSDSAELSCSVRALQEDLEKLKRLNESLRKENHSLTEQLNTVKNGGDGARGRSLRPSCDAEFARALKVFYHSMTSVRGQLQRLRRHRPSEESDLLGLRLFVDEQSRLLRDFSEQLEVSVSTLKQDVAAIVRRKRERSGIWS; encoded by the exons ATGAGGGCCAAAGCCTCGGACATGCACAGCAAGGATTGTGTCAAAGTGGCTGTCAGAGTGCGGCCGTTCAACAAG agagagagggatgcAGGTAGTCGTTGTATCATCTCTCTGGTGTCGACCTCCATTAGTATCCAGGATCCACGCGACTGCCACAACCGGCGGTCCTTCTGCTTCGATTATGCGTACTGGTCCCACAGCGGCTTCACGAGAGACCAGACTGGTCTGTTTGTTCCTGAAGAGCTGGGGGGCCGATATGCTGACCAG CACAGCGTGTTCCAGGACCTCGGAGTGGGAATACTGGAGAACGCTCTTCAG GGTTACAACGCCACGCTGCTAGCATACGGACAGACCGGATCAGGGAAGAGTTACTCGATGGTGGGCTACGGGCCCAATAAAGGCCTGGTTCCTAAACTGTGTGACCGGCTGTTTGAGGCGATCAGAGAACACCAAGAAAACAGACAATGTCAG GTCTTTTTCAGTATGTTGGAAATTTATAATGAGCAG gtgGTCGACCTTTTGTCTCGGGGGTCTCGGTCTGCAGCTGGACTTAGAGTGAGAGAGGAGCTGCAAAGAGGCTTTTATGTTGAGGGTCTCCGTAAAATCCCCTGTGAGAATGctctgcag gtggagcagctgaTGGAGCAGGGAACCAGGACTCGAACCACCGCTGCCACTCAAATGAACGCCAACAGCAGCCGCTCACACATGCTCATTATCCTGCAGCTCAAACAG ATCTTCTCTAAAGAGAGCATCACGAAGCAGTCCAACATCAACCTGGTGGATCTGGCTGGCAGTGAGCGCCAGAGGTCTTCAGGTTCTGAAGCTGACAGACTCAAAGAGGGAACAGCCATAAACCTGAGCCTCACCACGCTGGGCAACGTCATCAG CGCCCTGGCAGATGTTGCAGTGGGGAAGAAGGTGGTTCATATTCCCTACAGAGACTCGGTTCTCACCAAGCTGCTGCAGTCTGCGCTGGGAGGAAACAGTCGCACCGTCATG ATTGCCACTCTGAGTCCAGCAGATATCTGCTATGAGGAGTCTCTCTCAACCCTGCGCTACGCTGAAAG GGCAAAACGAATCCAAAACAGGGCAGTGGTGAATGAGAGCCCCACTGAACGCCTTGTTAAAGAGTTAAAGGCTGAAAATGCCCGACTGCTGCAGAAACTGAGCCGGATGGACCAGGAGGGGCGCAGAGCCACGGATGAGTCCA AGGAACTTCGTCAGCTGTTGACCCAGAATGAGCTCCAGATCAGAGCCATTCAGACTCTGTGGGAGCAACACCTGCAGGAGGCGCTCAAAGACTGGGAGCAGCAGTATGCCAACATCACACAG GAGAGGAGGATGATGCAGATGTATCCTTACATCCTGAACGTCAACGAGGATGCTCAGCTGTCAGGGGTGGTGAAGCTTTTCATCCAGGAGG GTGAGTGGGGCATCGGACTCTGTGACTCTGCCCCTAGATCCATTTCTATCAAGGGCTTAGG GATCCAGGATCATCATGCGGTGTTCAGGAATGAACAGCGGCGGGTAACACTGACTCCACTGACGGGGTCAAAGGTTATTGTTAATGGGAACGCAGTGTACGAGACAGCAGAGCTGCAACACCTG GATCGTCTCATTCTGGGCTCGAATTGTACCTACCTGTTCATTGGTTATCCATCAGAGAGGGGCGGGGAAGACTGGAGTCGCTACGACTACGATTACTTCCAGTCAGAGCTGGCTGCTGCTGAGGGCATCCACCTGA gTGAGTCCAGCAATGGCTGTAGCCAGACAGATCCCAGTCTGTTAGCGGTCTTCTACGACTACATTCAGCTGATGCCCATGGTGGCCGAGGCCAACCAGATGAGTCAGGAACTGAGCAAG GGAGTTGAGTTTAAGTTGGAAATCAAAAATCTGGCCCTGTCGGATTCTCGAGGTCACGATCTGCAGAAAGATATTGTTGTCAGAGTGACCGATGCAGGAAGCAAACAG GTCTGGATGTGGTCCAAAGCCAAGTTTGTCAACCGCAAGTTTTTGATGGAGGAGGTCTACCAGCAGTTCAAGGCTGCACAACACGAAGACAAT AGAGTGGAGAGCCTCCCAGCTGTAGTGTTACCGAGAGATAAAGACCCGTTCTGGGATCCAGTTGAGCCTCTGCTCCTGGGAACTGCTCACCTCTGGCTGCAGTCTTTGGCCTTCCGCATCcctctggaggagcagctggag ATGTTGGGCTCAGAGGGGACAGAGGAGGCCATCCTACAAGCTCAGCTTGTCCCCTGCACTTCCACTGGACT TCCACTGGGGGAAGACGACATCCTGATTGACCCGTCTGAAGTACTGGGTCGACGATTGGACTTCCAGCTGGTCCTGGATCAGTGCTGTGGAGTTCGTTGGATTAGGGAAGCCCGCAATCGAGGGATACAAATCGG ATTCAGGGTATTTGATTGCAGCGAGCTGTTATACACTCCAGCTGTGTGGCACAACATCAATCCTCTGTTGGATCACCGGGTCCAGTTCACCTCCCTCCAAACATCCCAACGGCTGCTGGACTACCTGCAAAGCAGTGCTGTGGTGTTGGAGCTCTGGGGTCTTCAGG AGGGTTGCAGTGTTTTGAGTTCATCTCTTGGAGCTGTGAGAATGACTGCAGAGGGTGTCTTTATCATTGACTTGCTGGATCCATCACAAGCTGCA CTATCAGACTCTGCTGAGCTCAGCTGTTCAGTCAGAGCTCTTCAAGAGGACTTGGAGAAACTGAAGCGTCTCAACGAATCattaaggaaagaaaatcacagTCTGACAGAACAGCTCAACACAGTCAAGAATG GCGGAGACGGCGCTCGTGGTCGGTCGCTACGTCCCAGCTGTGACGCAGAGTTCGCACGCGCCCTGAAAGTTTTCTACCACAGCATGACCTCTGTTAGGGGTCAGCTGCAGCGCTTGCGCAGACACAGACCCAGT GAGGAGTCGGACCTGCTGGGACTCAGACTGTTTGTGGACGAGCAGAGTCGTCTGCTGAGGGACTTCTCTGAGCAGCTGGAGGTCAGCGTCTCCACACTCAAACAAGACGTAGCGGCCATTGTACGCCGCAAAAGAGAacgctcgggcatctggtcttAA